The genome window CTGCTGGACGCACAACCGGGCCAAACGCTGGCGAGCAGCGCACGTCGTGCGCTGCTCGCTCTCCAGCCGGAGCTGTATCTCAACCGCCTGCTGCACCTCTTCACGAAAAACGCGGAATTTCTCGGCCAGCACGGCTATTCACTGTCCTATGCGAGGTGCAACTTCTGAGTAATAGCCTTCTCTTCCTGGATAGTAGTTTGAGGTATCAATCACGACCATTTCTTCAGGAAGGTCCGCAATCAGTGGCTTTAGCGCAGGCATTCTAAAGAATGGAATCGACAGGATCAGAACGTCAATGTCTTTCACAACGTCCTTTGTCCACTGTGCACGGGCACCAGTGGCAAGAACGTCGGTTGCCACTGTCTTCGGGTCACGCGAGTTGGCGACCTTGACGTCATGCCCTGCTGCCGCTGTTCTCAGCGCGATAATTTTACCGATACTGCCAACACCGAGAACTCCAACTTTCATTTTAGATCTCTCCTCTTACTTCGCCTTCGAGCGGCGGACTGGACTGACCGCGGCATTATGAACCCGTGTAACCTCGGCCAGCGATCGCCCAAGCTTAGTGCCCGGCGTGAACGCTTGCCGTGTCGCCATCCGCTCCATCCGGCGAAGAGACGCGGCGCATAAACGCTACCAGCAAGGTCAGGACCAGAGCCGTGCCAGTGGCCATCCCAAAGGCGGCTCGCACCCCCTCTGCGCGGGCGAGCGGCAACGCTATCCCTTCGGCCAGCGCACGCGTGGTTTGTCCAGTCATCACCGTGATCAACAGGGCCGTCCCCGCTGCACCGGCGACCTGCTGGAACGTGTTCATGATGGCGCTACCGTGGGAGTACAGGCGGGCAGGAAGCGGACTGGTCGCGGCCGTAAACAGTGGGGTGAATGTCAGGGCCAGCCCGACGTTCATCACGAGGTGCAGGGCCAACAGTACCGGTGTACCGGTCTCCGCCGTGATCCGGCTGAAGCTCCAGAGCGACAGGGTCAGGAGAATCGCCCCTGGAGTCGCCAGCACAGCCGGGCCATGACGGTCGTACACCCGTCCGATCGTGGGTGCCAGCACACCCATCAATACTCCGCCAGGCAGGACGAGGAGCCCGGTCTGAAGGGTGCTCAGGCCGCGAACCTCCTGGAGGTATAGGGGCAGCAGGATGGCGCCGCCGAAGAAGACGATGGCCAGCAGCATGATCAGCACGACGCCCAACGTGAACATGGGATAGCGCAATGCGCGAAGATCCAGCAGCGGCATGTCCCGGCGTTGTAACACCTGTTGCCGCCAGACGAACAGGAGGAGACTCAGCACACTGAGCGCCAACGGAATGCCGACCAAGGGGTCACTGAGGCCCGCCGGTGATTCACCTAAGCGACTCAGCGCGTAGACGAGTCCACCAAACCCCACGGCTGAGAGAGGCAGCGATACGACATCCAGAGACAGCCGCCGTGGGTCGCTGAAATTCACAAGTGTCCGCGCGCCGTAGATCAGGGCGGCAACGGCGAACGGCAGGACAAACACGAACATAAACCGCCAGGACATGGACTGGAGAATGAGTCCACTCACGGTCGGCCCCAGGGCGGGGGCGACGGCGATGACGATACTGATGCTGCCCATCACGGCGCCACGTCGCTCGGCGGGGATCAGCGTCATGACTGTGGTGAACAGGAGCGGGATCATGATGGCTGTGCCGACCGCCTGCACCACCCGCGCCAATAGAAGCACCCCAAAGGTGGGGGCAATGGCCGCCAGAAGGGTGCCTACAGTGAAGGTCCCCATGGCTAGAAAAAACACAGTGCGGGAGGACAGGCGCTGCATCAGAAAGCCAGTGATGGGAATGATCACGGCCATAGTCAGCATGAACGCAGTGGTCAACCATTGCGCGACGCCTGCGGTGACACGAAATTCGTTGATGAGGGTCGGCAGTGCCACGTTCATGATGGTTTCGTTCAGTACGACGACGAACGCAGCGATCAGGAGAACCAAGATGATGGCACGGTTGCGCGCGTCCTGGCCTGTGGTCACAGGAGCGGAGAGGGGTGGAGCAATCATGAAAGAAGCCACAGGAGAGGAGGGAGGTGTGAGGTCATACAAGGTCTCCAAAAAGCCAAATTGAAACGGAATTGGCCTCCGTTTGCTTTTTCAACAATAAGGAGATAGTCTCCTTATTGTCAAGCTACGCCCACTCCCTTTGATAAGGAGGACTGATCTCTACGGAATCTCGGCCCCCACGCAAACTCCGCACCGACGTCATCCGCAACCGCGCGACCATCCTGAACACAGCACAGCGTCATTTCCAGAGGCACGGCATCGGCACGTCACTGGACGCCATTGCCAAGGAAGCTGGAATCGGACCAGGGACGCTCTACCGTCATTTCCCGACCCGCGAGGCTCTGCTGGCGGCAGTCCTACAGCTCCACTCCCAGGAATTGGTCTCACGTCGCGCAATCCTGATCCAGATAGCAGACCCGGATGAGGCTCTGCAGCAATGGTTGCGCGCCCTGGAGGATTATCTCAATGTCTTCAACGGTCTTCCTGAACCCCTGATGGCAGCGGCTCGGGCAAGCGCACCAGACAGTCCACTCACTTATCCCTGCGATCAGTTGATTGCGATGACAGACGAGTTCCTCCAGGCGGCTCAACGGCAAGGCCATGTCCGTCCTGAGGTGCAGTCGCGTGATCTGTTCTTGGCCACGACAGCCGTCGCCTGGATCCGAGGCGCAGGGTCTATAGATGATGTCAGGCGCCTCCGCCCCCTTATTCAGACTGGGTATAACCGCTCAGACACTCCCAAGAGTCCGCCATGAACATTGGCATTCTCGGCGCTCGCCTCGCCTCAGCTGTGAACGCTTCCAACGCCGTTGGAAGAACGTCTTAGAGCACAACCGGCACTCCCGATTCAAACGACGGAAACATGCGCAAGAAGGTGTGAGGTTGCATGCCGAGATCACCGCTCTCACCCTCATGCCCGCACCAGCGTTTCCACCACGACGAGCCGAAGCAATCACCAACAGGCGTTCTCAACATGGTCAGCGGTCATGGTCGGGGTGGTCTGAACTTTAGGCCACCCTTGCCCTCGGCTTGCCGCGACCCTAATGCAGGCCACACCACCCCCTGAATGCTTTCCCTCCACCCTGAGAATGCCGGCTTCGCTCACCGTACAGTTCCATCCACTTCTCTGGAGGATGCCCTATGACTCTTACTGTTCCACTGTCGCTGCTCGACCTTACAAGGGTCAATAAGGATGAATCAGCCGCTGAAGGCATCGCCCGCAGTGTGCGCCTGGCCCGTACCGCCGACCGGCTCGGGTATCACCGCCTGTGGTTTGCCGAGCACCACAATGCCCCCACCATTGCCTCGTCCGCAACTTCTCTGATGATTCAACACGTGGCCGCGCAGACCGAGAAGTTGCGGTTGGGGTCGGGTGGAATCATGTTGCCCAATCATTCGCCGCTGGTGATCGCGGAGCAATTCGGCATGCTGGAGACGCTCTATCCGGGCCGCATCGACCTGGGTCTGGGCCGCGCCCCCGGCACGGACGGGGCCACTATGCACGCGCTGCGGCGCGATGGACGCGAAGCCGACCGTTTCCCTAACGATGTGCTCGAGTTGCACGGCTACCTCAGCGGGAATTCGCGGATTGCTGGCGTGAACGCCTACCCCGGTGCGGGGACGCATGTGCCGCTCTACATCCTTGGGTCGTCGCTGTTCGGCGCACAACTGGCTGCCCAGTTCGGCCTGCCCTACGCGTTTGCTTCGCATTTTGCGCCTGCAGCGCTCAATGAGGCGGCCCGGATCTACCGGGAGACCTTCGATGCCAACGGTCCGCTCGCCGGGCTGGAGGCGAAACCGCACTTCATCGCTGCGGTGAACGTGATTGCGGCGGACGACGCGAATACGGCGCTCGATCAACGAAGGCAGGCAGAAGATGGGTGGCTGCAGGCGTTCCTGGGACGGGGAAGATCTCTGAGTGCAGAGGAGCTGAGAGCGGTACGGGGGCATCCTCAGGCGCAGCAGATTCTGGGCATGCTTGACCGCACCATTGTAGGCACGCAGTCAGGGGTGGTCAGTGGTCTTGAGAAGTTGGTCCAGGAAGTGAAGGCTGATGAGCTTATCTTGGTGAATCTTGCCGTTGCTGAAGAGCACCAGCACCGCACGTTGGAACTCCTGGCCCCTGCTGCTACATCCTGAGCAGAAGTGAGGACGATCATCTTGTTGTAACGCGCTGTAGAAATCACCTGCTGGTGGTTGATGTTAGCCAAACTTGGGATCTCCCGGATTGCGGCCCATAACTCCGCAGATAATCGGCATGCATGCCTTTCAGTACGTCATATCTACCTAAGAGTTGGGCTACCAGGTCGAGCAGGGACAGTTCACAGCCGCACCGCGCATATCCTGACCTACCCTCCTCGGAAAAGAACAAGGGGGGTTACCTGAGGAGGGAGCGGGCCGGTCGCGAGGTGGTGGGTGTTTGTCTAGGCGATTCGAGTGGCTACTTCTTCCGGATCTTCTTCCTGAGCCTGACTCAACTCGTGGGATGCCGTGACGGCAGCACACTGATCGTCGAGCGGGAGGTGTGCGCCTAGGCCATTCGGATGACGGTCTTCTTCCTGGACCTAACCTGGACTGTGCGACACCTTGGCGAAAGCGCACGCCGGCTGTTAAGAAGAGGGATCCGTTTGGACAGATCTAGACAGAAGACGTGCGTCAGTCTTTACCTGTGCATGCATTAGGCAATACGACACGGCGTGAGCGGTTGGGCGGTTCTGGTGGGCCGGGCACGGAGCAACAGAAAAAGAGGCCCGGAGGCCTCCTGAAGTGCGGGGGAAGTTAGCAGAGCTTCGTCACTACAGAGGCTTCACGCCCACAGTCGTTTCGGACCATCTATCAAGTCCAGTCGGCATACCGCAGGCAGTCAAGAGGATGACTTGGTGATATCGCGGTAGATCTGGATGCCGTTGATCATGTCGATTCCGGTTTTGGGCGTATCCACCGCTTGGATCTCAGCGACCTGGTCGTGGAGCATGCGTGTTCTGTCGGCGCGGGCGAGCGCAGATCGAAGGGTGGCAGCGTCCAGGTCGGTGCAGTACGCGGGAGAACCCGGCTGCATGCGCCAGGAATCAGCCAGGCTCCCCGCGTCAACCGCCTCAAACTCGCGACGCGTGACGCTGAGATTGCAGCGATGGTGCGCGAAGTGGACATGTGCACCCGCTCGGCGATTGCGGAATCCCTCCTGCGCTGGCCTGCTTAAGCCCTGGCCCCCGTGACTGGGGCCTGATCCTGCGCATGGCAAAGCTCCTGATCCAGGCCAAAACAAAGACGCTCTCGCCCGTAAGATCAGCCGGGTCACGGACAGTGAGGTGCTCGAGGTCGAAGCGGCTGGGCATACGTTCGACCTCGCTGTACGCCGGGCGGGACTCACGACCGCTGTCGTCCTCACCCGTCATACCGGACGGCGAGAACCTCACGGTGAAGCTCGAGGGTGAGACCGAGAACCCGTCGGCCAGCGCTGCTTCCTGCTGGCAATCGGTATCGGCCAGGGTAAGGGCGGGAAGAACGTGCTCATCCAACTCGAGGACGGCTAGCAGCTCGTCACGGTGCCTGGGGCGCTTCGAAAGTAAGCGGGACAGGGGCAGAGAGGAGGCCAGGAGGGTGGTCCTCCTGGCCTCCTCTCGTTCGTTCAGCGATCGGCCTGGACACAACCGCCCAGCGGCGTCCAGTGCTCAATCATGGTGACTTCGCAGTCCCCTCCAGGCCACGGTGCATCCGACATGAACAGCATCCCCCCACATCAGAGGAGAAAGTGACGCTCAAGCATCGGCCCGTA of Deinococcus sp. Leaf326 contains these proteins:
- a CDS encoding NAD(P)-binding domain-containing protein, which gives rise to MKVGVLGVGSIGKIIALRTAAAGHDVKVANSRDPKTVATDVLATGARAQWTKDVVKDIDVLILSIPFFRMPALKPLIADLPEEMVVIDTSNYYPGREGYYSEVAPRIGQ
- a CDS encoding MDR family MFS transporter → MIAPPLSAPVTTGQDARNRAIILVLLIAAFVVVLNETIMNVALPTLINEFRVTAGVAQWLTTAFMLTMAVIIPITGFLMQRLSSRTVFFLAMGTFTVGTLLAAIAPTFGVLLLARVVQAVGTAIMIPLLFTTVMTLIPAERRGAVMGSISIVIAVAPALGPTVSGLILQSMSWRFMFVFVLPFAVAALIYGARTLVNFSDPRRLSLDVVSLPLSAVGFGGLVYALSRLGESPAGLSDPLVGIPLALSVLSLLLFVWRQQVLQRRDMPLLDLRALRYPMFTLGVVLIMLLAIVFFGGAILLPLYLQEVRGLSTLQTGLLVLPGGVLMGVLAPTIGRVYDRHGPAVLATPGAILLTLSLWSFSRITAETGTPVLLALHLVMNVGLALTFTPLFTAATSPLPARLYSHGSAIMNTFQQVAGAAGTALLITVMTGQTTRALAEGIALPLARAEGVRAAFGMATGTALVLTLLVAFMRRVSSPDGADGDTASVHAGH
- a CDS encoding TetR/AcrR family transcriptional regulator, yielding MNTAQRHFQRHGIGTSLDAIAKEAGIGPGTLYRHFPTREALLAAVLQLHSQELVSRRAILIQIADPDEALQQWLRALEDYLNVFNGLPEPLMAAARASAPDSPLTYPCDQLIAMTDEFLQAAQRQGHVRPEVQSRDLFLATTAVAWIRGAGSIDDVRRLRPLIQTGYNRSDTPKSPP
- a CDS encoding LLM class flavin-dependent oxidoreductase, which produces MTLTVPLSLLDLTRVNKDESAAEGIARSVRLARTADRLGYHRLWFAEHHNAPTIASSATSLMIQHVAAQTEKLRLGSGGIMLPNHSPLVIAEQFGMLETLYPGRIDLGLGRAPGTDGATMHALRRDGREADRFPNDVLELHGYLSGNSRIAGVNAYPGAGTHVPLYILGSSLFGAQLAAQFGLPYAFASHFAPAALNEAARIYRETFDANGPLAGLEAKPHFIAAVNVIAADDANTALDQRRQAEDGWLQAFLGRGRSLSAEELRAVRGHPQAQQILGMLDRTIVGTQSGVVSGLEKLVQEVKADELILVNLAVAEEHQHRTLELLAPAATS